A window of Acidobacteriota bacterium genomic DNA:
CAGGTACCAGGCGTAGGACATCCACAGCGCGCTGCCGTCGGGCAGCTTGAACAGGCGTTGCTGCGCGGTTCGGCCTCCGGTTCGCTCGCCGAACAGCTCCGCGCGCTTCTGGCCGGCCAGCGCCGAGGCCAACAGCTCCGCCGCTCCGCTGGTCCCGCCGTCCACCAGCAGCGCCAGCGGGAGGGCGAGGCTCCCGTCGCCTGTGACAGCCGCGATCGTTTCCCGTGTCGCGCCCCGCGTATCCCGCATGGCCAGCGTGCCGGACGCCACAAACAGCCTCGCCGTCGCCAGACCGGCCAGCAGCGGCCCCCGCGTCGTATTCCGCAGGTCGAGCACCAGCGCCTTCGCGCCGCTCTTCTGCAGTTGCGCGATGGAGGTGCGCAGCGCCGACGGTGTCTGATCGGTGAATTCGGCGATCCGAACCACCCCCACACCCGTGCCCGCCATCTTCGAGGTGAGCGGCGCAGGCATCATCTCTTCGCGTGTCAGGCTGATCACGTGCGGATCGGCCGCATTCCCCCTGATGATCGTGACGCTGACCGGCGAGCCCGGCTTGCCGCGCAGCGTGCGCACGCCTTCCCAGACCGACATCTCCCGGGTTGGCTGTCGATCGATCAGCCGCACGAAATCTCCCGAGCGCAGACCGGCTCTGGCCGCCGGCGATCCATCGCGCACCGCGATGATCCGGAGGTAGTACTGCCGCGTCAGATCCACGCCGATTTCACCCGCGGCCAGTGGCGCGCCGGATTCGACGGCCCTGGCCTGGTCGGCCGTGAGAAACGCGCTATCGGCGTCGAGCGAATCCGCCAGGCCGGTCATCGCGCCGTGCATCAGCTTCTCGACGTCTACCGGTTCGACGTAGTTGTTTGTCGTCAGGCTGAACACGTCGTCGAAGACCCGCAGGTGCGGATACGTTTCCTGACCAGCCGACGTCCGGCCCAGCAGACTGCCCATCACGGCGAATGCCAGGACAGGCGCCGAGATCAGGACAACAGCGATGCG
This region includes:
- a CDS encoding S41 family peptidase → MTTRTRIAVVLISAPVLAFAVMGSLLGRTSAGQETYPHLRVFDDVFSLTTNNYVEPVDVEKLMHGAMTGLADSLDADSAFLTADQARAVESGAPLAAGEIGVDLTRQYYLRIIAVRDGSPAARAGLRSGDFVRLIDRQPTREMSVWEGVRTLRGKPGSPVSVTIIRGNAADPHVISLTREEMMPAPLTSKMAGTGVGVVRIAEFTDQTPSALRTSIAQLQKSGAKALVLDLRNTTRGPLLAGLATARLFVASGTLAMRDTRGATRETIAAVTGDGSLALPLALLVDGGTSGAAELLASALAGQKRAELFGERTGGRTAQQRLFKLPDGSALWMSYAWYLTPAGNPIHERGLQPDVAIEQPDLEFGAEPPAADATLDKAVERLRSRL